Proteins from a single region of Kiritimatiellia bacterium:
- the prfA gene encoding peptide chain release factor 1: MMDQAHVQQWLARLAEIESLLADPATAANQRRFQELLQEHARLLEIRRAADVYFRLRKEREDSEALLRQEGGDPDILEMARAEIGRLDRELPPAERALLETVLPPDPADSRNTIMEIRAGTGGEEAALFAGDLYRLYTKYAERCGWKTGLIDASPSSLGGYKEIIFSVEGRNVYRTLRYESGGHRVQRIPVTEAGGRIHTSAATVAVLPEAEEVEVEIKPEELKIEYCRASGPGGQSVNKSDSAVRIVHLPTNTVVTCQDERSQQRNREKAMRVLRARILDQARLAEQARLSSERKSQMGSGDRSERIRTYNFPQNRLTDHRINLTIYTLDRVMEGGLEPVVEALREHDVGLRIQQLMKT; encoded by the coding sequence ATGATGGATCAGGCCCATGTTCAGCAATGGCTGGCGCGGCTGGCGGAGATCGAATCGCTGCTGGCCGATCCCGCGACGGCGGCCAATCAGCGCCGGTTCCAGGAACTGCTCCAGGAGCACGCGCGCCTGCTGGAGATTCGCCGCGCCGCCGACGTGTACTTCCGGCTGCGGAAGGAGCGCGAGGACAGCGAGGCGCTGCTCCGGCAGGAGGGGGGCGACCCGGATATCCTGGAGATGGCCCGCGCCGAGATCGGGCGCCTGGACCGCGAGCTGCCGCCGGCGGAGCGCGCGCTGCTCGAGACCGTCCTGCCGCCCGACCCCGCCGACAGCCGCAACACCATCATGGAAATCCGGGCCGGCACCGGCGGCGAGGAGGCGGCGCTCTTCGCGGGCGACCTGTACCGCCTGTACACCAAGTACGCCGAGCGCTGCGGCTGGAAGACCGGCCTGATCGACGCCAGCCCGTCGAGCCTGGGCGGCTACAAGGAGATCATCTTCTCCGTCGAGGGCCGGAACGTGTACCGTACCCTGCGCTACGAAAGCGGCGGGCACCGCGTCCAGCGCATCCCGGTGACCGAGGCCGGCGGGCGCATCCATACCTCCGCGGCGACCGTCGCCGTGCTGCCAGAGGCGGAAGAGGTGGAGGTGGAGATCAAGCCGGAAGAGTTGAAAATCGAGTACTGCCGCGCCTCGGGGCCCGGCGGCCAGAGCGTGAACAAGTCGGATTCCGCGGTGCGCATCGTCCACCTGCCCACCAATACCGTGGTCACGTGCCAGGACGAGCGCTCCCAGCAGCGCAACCGCGAGAAGGCCATGCGGGTGCTGCGCGCACGCATTTTGGACCAGGCGCGCCTCGCCGAGCAGGCGCGGTTGTCCAGCGAGCGCAAAAGCCAGATGGGCTCGGGGGACCGCAGCGAACGGATCCGCACCTACAATTTCCCGCAGAACCGGCTGACCGACCACCGGATCAACCTGACGATCTACACGCTGGACCGCGTGATGGAAGGCGGCCTGGAGCCGGTGGTCGAGGCCCTGCGCGAGCACGATGTCGGCTTGAGAATCCAGCAGTTGATGAAAACCTGA
- the rpmE gene encoding 50S ribosomal protein L31 has product MKKDIHPEYGEATISCACGNVIKTRSTVREMHINTCSRCHPFFTGQAKILDAEGRIERFRKRYAKPAR; this is encoded by the coding sequence ATGAAAAAGGATATTCATCCCGAGTACGGGGAGGCCACGATTTCCTGCGCGTGCGGGAACGTGATCAAGACCCGTTCCACCGTGCGCGAAATGCACATCAACACGTGCTCGCGCTGCCACCCGTTCTTCACGGGCCAGGCCAAGATCCTGGACGCCGAGGGGCGCATCGAGCGCTTCCGCAAGCGCTACGCCAAGCCTGCTCGCTAG
- the prmC gene encoding peptide chain release factor N(5)-glutamine methyltransferase produces the protein MSEPVVADILFSAARSLEAAGLDEARLKAEWALSRALGFPRLEWPLRFREAVPASALSAFESYVRRLAGREPLQYVLGDAEFMGLVLKTDRRALIPRPETEFLVETVLEYPPLWAANRRPVVADVGTGTGCIALALASKRPGARCLARDSSPAALDLARENAAALGLEGRIEFEEGDLLEGVPPGSLDAVVSNPPYVPAGDWAGLDRSVRDFEPRGALDGGADGLAVIRRLLPQAFTSLKERGIVALEIGEGQAERVRRLMKDAGFVAGEIRRDFSDRDRVALGIKE, from the coding sequence GTGTCCGAACCTGTCGTGGCCGACATCCTTTTCTCCGCCGCGCGAAGCCTGGAGGCGGCCGGCCTTGACGAGGCGCGGCTCAAGGCCGAGTGGGCGTTGAGCCGCGCGCTCGGGTTTCCCCGGCTCGAATGGCCGCTCCGTTTCCGCGAGGCCGTGCCCGCGTCCGCCCTGTCCGCGTTCGAAAGCTACGTCCGGCGGCTGGCGGGGCGCGAGCCGCTGCAGTACGTCCTGGGCGACGCGGAATTCATGGGCCTGGTCCTGAAGACCGACCGCCGGGCGCTCATCCCGCGGCCGGAGACCGAGTTCCTGGTGGAAACCGTCCTGGAATACCCGCCGCTCTGGGCGGCGAACCGCAGGCCTGTTGTTGCCGACGTGGGCACGGGGACCGGCTGCATCGCGCTGGCGCTGGCGTCGAAGCGGCCCGGGGCGCGCTGCCTGGCCCGGGACAGCAGCCCGGCGGCGCTCGACCTGGCCCGGGAAAACGCGGCGGCCCTCGGACTGGAAGGCCGGATCGAATTCGAGGAAGGCGACCTGCTGGAGGGCGTTCCGCCGGGCTCGCTGGACGCGGTGGTTTCCAACCCGCCCTACGTGCCCGCCGGCGATTGGGCCGGACTGGACCGGTCCGTGCGCGATTTCGAACCGCGCGGCGCCCTCGACGGAGGCGCGGACGGCCTGGCGGTGATCCGGCGGCTGCTGCCGCAGGCCTTTACATCCTTGAAGGAGCGGGGGATAGTAGCTCTGGAGATCGGCGAGGGGCAGGCGGAGCGGGTGCGGCGGCTCATGAAGGATGCCGGCTTTGTCGCGGGGGAAATCCGGCGGGATTTTTCGGATCGGGATCGCGTGGCGCTGGGGATAAAGGAATGA
- a CDS encoding peptidyl-prolyl cis-trans isomerase: MRSILTPFGLFLVLGFAAKAQPPAEPPAAPEETSPPETAPAAAPRVKLQTSLGDIVIELDAAKAPLSAENFLKYVDDGHYNGTIFHRVINGFMIQGGGFTKDMQQKRTREPVRNEAANGLKNARGTLAMARTPDPHSATAQFFINVADNAFLDHTSPDPRGFGYCVFGRVVEGMDVVDQIKAVRTGQAGPHGDVPVEPIEIVEAVRLP; encoded by the coding sequence ATGAGGTCCATCCTTACCCCGTTCGGCCTGTTCCTGGTCCTCGGGTTCGCCGCCAAAGCCCAGCCGCCTGCGGAGCCACCCGCCGCACCCGAGGAAACGTCGCCGCCGGAAACGGCCCCCGCCGCCGCGCCCCGGGTGAAACTCCAGACCAGCCTGGGCGACATCGTGATCGAACTGGACGCCGCGAAGGCGCCGCTTTCGGCCGAGAACTTCCTGAAGTACGTGGATGACGGGCACTATAACGGGACGATCTTTCACCGCGTGATCAACGGCTTCATGATCCAGGGCGGCGGCTTCACCAAGGACATGCAGCAGAAGCGGACCCGCGAGCCGGTCCGCAACGAGGCGGCCAACGGGCTCAAGAACGCCCGCGGGACCCTCGCCATGGCGCGCACCCCGGATCCGCATAGCGCGACCGCGCAGTTCTTCATCAACGTCGCGGACAACGCCTTCCTGGATCACACGTCGCCCGACCCGCGCGGCTTCGGTTACTGCGTCTTCGGCCGCGTGGTCGAGGGCATGGACGTGGTGGACCAGATCAAGGCGGTCCGTACCGGCCAGGCCGGCCCGCACGGCGACGTGCCGGTGGAGCCGATCGAGATCGTGGAAGCCGTCCGCCTGCCCTAG